GTGTAGCTTCCGATATGCCTTCGTTCGAGGAACGCATGAGGCGTATTGTTCACTAAGTCGTAAACGCTCTCGATGGAAAATCCACATTCGTTCAGTTCTTTAACCAAATTCTCTTCGTCCTCTTTTCGGGCATCCCAAATAGGCTTTAGCTTCGCATTCCTCTTTCGGATTAGCTCCTGATATTCTGGATCGTTCTCCAGTTGTTTCATGAAGTCGGATGCTTTCATTTTATTACCGAACCTCGAGGCTAGGCGACCCGGCCCGCGAGGTCCAGACTTCTGTGGGTTGTCGATCTCGCGGGCGTGAAGACCGGGCTGCCTTCGCCGATTGGTTCGAAGGAGGTCGAGCAAATTTGGGTCGAATAGAAGGAGTAGGGGTTGCCTTCAAAGACTGAGGAACAGATTTCGATTTAATACCGATCTCAGGCCCGTGCTTCGTCCTTTGGACTACGCAGGTCTCGCTTCGCGAGTTCATTGCGATCGGTCATTGAAGGAAAGGCTGCTTTGTGGCGTGCCTTGCGTAGCTTTCCGAAGAGGAAAGCGAAGCATGGTGCGGGCGGGGGGAGTCGAACCCCCGTCTCAAGCTTGGGAAGCTCACATAATCGCCGTTATACGACGCCCGCTTTGTCTCTTTCTAGACGACTTGAACGCTTTTCAGTTTTTCCCCAAAAATCAGAACAGGCTCAGGGATTCCCTCCCCGCGGTGGGGAACTACTTTCCAGAACTGACCAACGGCTTTCTTCCAGTTTTTCAGGATCTGTTTGGCTTGAGGGCTTTCCGTCAGAGTCGCGTGGAGCGAAATCAGTTTCTTGAGGGCGTCGATTTCTTCGTTCTTGTCGAGGCGGGCGGGGGATACCATTTCGTCGTTGTAGCGGGATTCAAAACGCTCTTCAGGGTCGAAGATGAAGGCGAGACCTCCGCTCATTCCAGCGCCGAAGTTCGTTCCCGTTTTGCCAAGAACAATGACCGAGCCGCCGGTCATGTATTCACAGCCGTGATCACCCACTCCCTCGACGACAGCGATCCCGCCGCTGTTGCGGACCGCGAACCGCTCACCAGCCTGGCCCGCTGCAAGCAGGATTCCGCCAGTGGCTCCGTAGAGGCAGGTGTTTCCAATGATACTATTGTCTTTCCAGACGAACTTCTCCCGTTCCTGCGGCCGGACGATGATTTCGCCACCGCTCATCCCTTTGCCGACGTAGTCGTTTGCTTCTCCAAAGAGGTGGAGGCGGATGCCTTGGGTGAGAAAGGTGCCAAAACTCTGTCCCGCACTTCCGGTAAACTTCAAATTCATGGTTCCGGGTGGCATTCCGTTATGCCCATGCATGTAAGCAATTTCCCCAGAGAGGTGAGTGCCGATGTTCCGGTGGATGTTGAGCACTTTGTAAGACTTGGAAAACTTTGGCGTCAGGTGTCTGACGGTTTCCATCCCATCCTGGAGGATTTGGTCGTCGATCGAGCCTTCTGCACCGATACGATCGTTGCGCTCACGGGTGTGGATACGGGAAATCACTCCGCTCGGATCGGGGTTGTGAAGAATACCGGAGAAGTTGATGGTGGCGGTCTTCGGGTTCTTGGGATCCTGAATTTGCTCCAGCAAGTCGGTTCGCCCAACCAACTTGTCGATGGTGGATATCCCGAGATCGGCCATGATCCGGCGCACATCTTCGGCGACTGCATTGAAAAAGTTGACGAGGTTCTCGGGCTTGCCTTTGAACTTCTTGCGTAGGTCTTCGCGTTGGGTGGCGACACCGACCGGGCAGGTGTTCTTGTGGCAGACGCGGAACATCGCGCAGCCGGCAGCGATGAGTGCGGCGGTTCCAAAATTGTATTCCTCCGCACCGAGAATGGCAGCGATCACAATGTCGCGCCCGGTTTTCATGCCCCCGTCTGTCCGGAGGACAACGCGGTTCCGCAGGCCGTTCATCATTAAAACCTGATGAGCCTCGGCGAGGCCGATTTCCCAGGCTGACCCCGCGTTTTTGATCGAGGAGATGGGCGAGGCACCTGTGCCGCCATCATGGCCGGAAACGAGGATCACGTCGGCGTAGGCCTTGGCGACGCCAGCTGCAATGGTTCCTACGCCGGAGGAGGAAACCAGCTTCACGCACACTTTTGCGCGTGGGTTTACCTGCTTCAAATCGTAGATGAGCTGGGCAAGGTCTTCGATCGAATAAATGTCGTGATGCGGTGGCGGGGAGATGAGTGTTACCCCAGGGACGCTGTAACGCAGTTCGGCGATAAGCTCAGTCACCTTGTGACCGGGAAGTTGGCCGCCTTCCCCGGGCTTCGCGCCTTGGGCAACCTTGATCTCGATTTCCCGCGCGTTTGCCAGGTAGGATGCGGTCACGCCAAAACGTCCGGATGCCACCTGCTTGATTGCACTGTTGGCACTGGAGCCATCTTCGCGGATTCGAAAGCGCTGCGGATCTTCGCCGCCTTCCCCGGAGTTGGACTTCCCGCCAATACTGTTCATGGCGATCGCCAGCAGCTCATGCGTTTCCGGGGAAATTGCCCCTAGAGACATGCCCGCAGTGGTAAACCGGCGGCGGATCTCATCAATCGCCTCTACGTCTTCGAGTGAAATCGGCTTATTGACGTAACGGAACTTGAGAAGATCACGCACTGAGGAGGGTTGGTGGTGCTCGCTCGCCTCTTTGAACGGGAGGAACCGGTCGAACTTCTTTTCGTCGCCGCGGAAGATCTTGTTCATTCCACCGATCACTTTGGAATTCCAACCGTGGAATTCCGCCGGGCCGCGTTTCACGACGCTGTAATAGCCTTCATCCCAGATTCCGGTGACTTCTTCTGCGTAAGCACGCTTGTGGCGGGCGAGGGTTTCGTCAGCGATCTGTGGGTAGCCGATTCCGCCTATGGGAGAAGCGCAGCCGCGGAAGCAATCCCGCACGACCGAGTGGCTGATGCCAACAGCTTCGAAGATCTGAGCCCCTTGGTAGCTGAACAAGGTACTGATCCCGATCTTCGACATGATCTTGAGGATGCCCTTATCGACAGCCTTGCGGTAATTTTTGAGAGCGTCCTCCGCGGTGAGCGAAGGTTCCTCACTGTCCAGAGCAATTCCGAGGAGCAAGTCCTCAGCAAACCACGGATGAACCGCATTGGCGCCAAAGCCGAGAAGGCAGGCGACTTGGTGAACGTCCCGCACTTCCGCGCTATCGACGATCAGATCGCAGCGTAGACGGCGACCGGCGCGGACAAGGCCCTGATGGATTGCACCCACCGCCAAAAGTGACGGAATAGGGGCGTTTTCTGCTGAGACTTTTCGATCCGAGATCAGAAGGAGTTTTGACCCGCGGTCGACTGCTTCGGTGGCTTCTTGGATGAGTTGTTTGACGCGGTCTTCGAGCGAGTCGGAGTCTCCTTTTGCGGGAAAGGTTGCATCGATGGTATGGACGCAGCCTTTGAATACATCGGACCTGCAAATGGCCTTCAGTTCGTGGCTGAAGAGGAGGGGAGATTCGAGGGTGACGAATGGATGATCGTCGGACAGCGGTTCGAAAAGACCCAACTTGCCGCCCAAATTAACGTTGACGGACATGACCGACCGCTCGCGCAGCGAATCGATGGCCGGGTTGGTGACCTGAGCAAAGAGTTGCTTGAAGTAGGTAAAGAGGAGTCGATTCCGGTGGGAGAGCACGGCCAAAGGGGTATCGTCCCCCATTGAACCCACCGCTTCCAAGCCGGTTGTGACCATTGGTTTGAGAACGATTTCCTCCTCGTCGGAACTGTATCCGAAACAGACCCGGAGGTGGGGGATGTCGTCGGTTTCAGTGGAAGGCTTGGTCTTTTTCTTTTTCGAGACGAGTAACTCAGAGAGCGGAGTGAGAGAGCGCTCACACCACTTCACGTAGTCCTCTTCGTTCGCGAGCTTTTTCTTGATCTCCCCATCCTTATAGACCTCGCCCTTGGAAATGTCGACGGCGATCATCCGGCCAGGGCCGAGCCTGCCCGCTTCCACGACCGGCGAGCCCCAATCGCGGATTAAGCCAGCCTCAGATCCGAGCACAATCGTGTGGTCTTCGTAGATTTTGTAACGGCAGGGGCGCAGTCCGTTGCGGTCGAGACTCCCTCCGATGAACCGACCGTCGGTAAAAGCAACAGCTGCCGGACCATCCCACGGTTCCATCATAGCGGAGTGGCACTTGTAGAAAGCGCGGACGTCTTCCGGTAGGTTTGGGTCGTTCTCCCAAGCGGAAGGAATCATCATCGCAACGCCGTGAAGGCACGAGCGGCCTCCGACGTTCATGAGTTGAAGAGTATTGTCGAGACTCGTGGAGTCCGACATGTCCCGCTGGATCATCGGGCTCAGATCCTTGTAGCGGTCTCCCCAGATGCCATGGTTGTTGGAAAACTCCCGTGCCCGCATCAGGTTGCGGTTGCCGCGGATCGTATTGATCTCCCCGTTATGAGCGAGCATGCGGTAGGGCTGCGCTTTCGACCAATCGGGCAACGTGTTGGTGGCAAACCGCTGGTGGAAGATGGCGAAGGCGGTCTGGTATTTCGGGGAGCGGAGATCGGTAAAGAACTGCCGGACCTGTGGTGCGTTGAGGAGGCCCTTGTAGGTGAGGGTGCGGTGGGAAAAGCTCACGACGTAGAAGTCGGGAATGTTCTTTTCACCGGCGATCCGCATCGATCCCCTCATCGCCAAAAAGAGAGACCGTTCGTATTCGCTGGGCGTCAGCTGAGCCGGCCTCCCAATCAGCACCTGCTTGATAGCGGGACGGGTCAATTCTGCTTTCTTCCCCAAACAGTCCGGATTGACAGGAACATCCCGCCAAGCGAGGAGTTTGAGCCCTTCTTTCTTGATCGATTCCTCGACAATTTTCTTCGCATGGTCCTGTGCATACTCATCGTTCCGGGGGAGAAACAACATTCCCACCCCAAGGTCGGTGTCCTCGTAGAGCGGTTTTCCTTTCTCTTCCAGGTATTCGCGAAAGATCTGATAGGGGATCTGCGTGAGTACGCCCGCTCCGTCACCCGTGACTGCGTCTGCGTCGATGGCTCCACGGTGGGCCAAGTTTTTCAGCCCTTCGATCGCGCGATCGAGCATCGCGTAGGAGCGCTCCCCCTTGATGTTGGCAATGAAGCCAACCCCACAAGCGTCGTGCTCGTGGTCGGGGCGGTAGAGCGGTGATGGGTTGTCGAAAGTCATGCGAAGTTGGATTGTAGGCCGAGCTCGTAATGCGCAGGCCTATGGGCCCAAAATTCTGTACCTTGAGTGAATCGTGCTTCGGAACGAAGCATATTTTTTGCTAGATTCCCGAGTATTTCGGGAGGAGCAATAATTTTTAGAAAAACCGGACGGTTTGAGGGTCTTCGCGTCGGTGTGCCGAACAGGACTGATTCGTCGGATACTCGGCTTCTGCGCTGCTTTTTTGGACGAGATTGTTGGCTACGAGGTAATTCTCGACTTCCTCCCCGCTCACATCCGCGAGCATGACGCCATCGATCTCCACACAAGGTGAAAGGTGTTGTCCTGATTTCTGGACCATTTCGTCGTAGAGGTCCCGATCGCCGATGATGTCGAGATCCTCGTATTGTAATTCGTATTTTTTGAACATTGCGCGCACACCACGGCTCCAGCCGCAAGTGGGTTTTAGGTAGGCTTTAATTTCCATAGTTTCGTAAATTGATCGGTAGTGAAGTTATTAGTGCGTCAGAAATTGAGAGAGAAAAACCTTAGAGAGCAAATCCAAGTGCAAATCGAACTCATTCAATCCGTTTTTCCTCTGAAAAGGGGCATATTCGCCGCTGAATCGACGATTTTTTGGATCCTTTGCTGAGATTTAATCCCAAATCCGTCTGCCTGCGTCCGGCCTCCAGTCGATCGAGGTGAGGGTTTGCAACCGGGCTGGGTGGGGTAGAGGAGAGGCTGAGAAGCGACGAAGAGGATTCTACTGATTCTGCTGGGAGTAGGTTATTGTTTGAAACGCCGCAGTGGACGCGAAGGGGTATCACAGCTGGCGGAAGAACCTCTCCGGGCAATCCATGAAATTGCGAGTGAGGGTGACGTGGGGAAGATCGTCATAGGCGGCCGCAGAAATACCGTTTTCATCGAAAGCGAGGAGGGTAGCGTCCGGGTAGGCAAGGAGGAGCGGAGAGTGTGTTGCAATGATGAATTGCGAGTTTCCCTTCTCGACCAACTCTTTCATGAGGCTCAGGAATGCGAGTTGTCTTTGAGGGGACAACGCTGCCTCGGGCTCGTCAATGAGGTAGAGTCCACCGGGGACGAATCGGCTTTTGAAAAAGGTAAGGAAGCTCTCTCCGTGGGAAAGAGCATGGAGGTCCTCACCGTAGCGGGAGGTGAGCGCTTGTTTTTGACCAAACATGTAGGCTTGGACCCGCGGATCGTCCTTAAACCTCTCCATCATTTCCTCCATGGATTCCGTCCGGTTTTTGGTTTCCCGGGCGAAATTGAAAAAGTCCTCCGCTCTGAGGAAGAATCCGTAGCGGGTGCGCGGACGCCAGCCGAGTCGGAGGGATTTTGCCAGTGGTTGAACGGCAGCAAGGTTGGGATCGTGCTCAAGCGGAGTTCCGGTTGCCGGAGGCAGCTTTGCACCCAGAGCGATTGCCTCTAGAAGAGTTGACTTGCCCGAACCGTTTTCCCCGACGAAGAAGGTGACTGGATTTTCGAATACAAGCGTGCTTAACGAGCGGAAGGCAGGAACGGAAAACGGATAATCGTCTGTGGAGTCGTCGGCGGTGCTGGCGATTTGGCGGAGGAACATGGTGATCGGTCGAAATGTGGAAGCGAGGGGTTGAATCCTGCCTGCAATAGGATGTCACTGTCGATATCGGTATCGTTATCAGAAATGCTCGAGACTCGATTGCGATCGCGATTTCGATTTGGAATGGGCCGTTGGTTGGGAACAGCTGGATTTCTGTTGAACCTTAAGATCCCATACTCGTTTTTCGGCGACTGAAGTCGCCGCTCCCCTCGGGTAGTTGAAGCGGATCTTTTTCTACTTTTCTACGGGACGGATCGGTGGGAAGAGGATGGTCTCGCGAATGTTTGCGGCCCCGGTGAGAAGAATGACGAGGCGATCGATGCCGATGCCCATACCGCCAGCGGGTGGCATTCCATGCTCCAGTGCTTCTAGGAAGTCGTGATCGATCTTTTGAATTTCCTCACCGGCTTGCTCGGCAAACTGCGCGCTCTGGGCAAGAGGATCGTTCTGTTCGGAGTAAGCGGGCGCGATTTCCTGACCGTTGATACAAAGCTCGAAGACCTCAACTGTGGACGAATCATCCGGGCTCAGCTTGGCGAGAGGGATCAATTCTTTGGGTAGGTGCGTGACGAAGGTGGGTTGGATTAAGGTGGGTTCGATCATCTTTTCGAAGACTTGATTGGTCACTTCAAAGTCCTCCAGCTCAGGATTTACCTCGATGTTCATCTCCGCGGTCTTTTGGAGCTTCTCTTCTTTGCTAAGGGAAAACCATTCAGGACAATTCGTGCGCTCGATAATCAGGTCCTTGTAACGCGCTTCGCTCCACCCGTCCGCGAGATCGATTTCGGTTCCATCGTAACGCCGAACCGTGGTGGAACCGAGCGCTTCGTGGCAGAGATGAAGGATGAGGCTCTTCACGAGTTCCATCATTCCGCGAAAGTCGGTGTAGGCTTGGTAGAGCTCGAGCATCGTGAACTCCGGGTTGTGCCGGCGCGAGACACCCTCGTTGCGGAAGACCCGGCCAAGCTCGAAGACGCGTTCCACTCCTCCTACGAGGAGTCTTTTCAAATAGAGTTCGAGAGCGATGCGGAGGGTAAAGTCGCACGAGAGCGCATTCATGTGGGTCTCGAACGGCCGTGCAGCTGCACCTCCAGGAACCGATTGAAGGACCGGAGTCTCGACTTCGATGAAGTCGCGTTCCCAGAGAAACTTGCGGATTTCCGCTATGATCTTGCTTCGCAGGACGAAGCGATTTCGGGACTCCTCGTTGACGATCAAATCGAGATAGCGTTGCCGGTAAATCTGATCCTCGTCCGAGAGACCATGCCATTTCTCGGGGAGCGGCCGCAACGCCTTGGTGACGAGCGTGTAGGACTTTGCACGAACGGTGATTTCACCGGCATTGGTGCGGAAAAGTCGACCGGTTACGCCGATGAAGTCGCCGAGATCCAGCTTCTTGAAGCGCGCGTACTCCTCTTCCCCGATCTCATCCCGACGCACGTAGCACTGAATCTTACCGGCGCGGTCAAGGAGTTTGAGAAAGGTGGCTTTACCCATGACCCGAAAGGCCACGATTCTTCCGGCGACGGATACGGTTTCCTGCTGTTCATCGTCGATTTCTTCCCGGTAGAGAGCGGTTGCGGTTGCTGACGTGTGCGTTTGACGGGTGTTGGCCTTGAATGGGTCGAGGCCCGCCTCCCGCAAGACATCCAATTTGTCGATGCGGACCTGGCGAAGCTGGTTCTCGGCATTCTTCTCTTCTTCGGTTGGCATTGTGGCGTTCTACGGGTTTAGCGGAAAGAGGCAAGAAACGATGTGCGGGCTTCTGCCGTGCGGAGGGTTCTTGTAGGCTAGGGGTAGACGGATTTATGGTCAGGCATCAAAGTGACCGTAACGTCTAGCTTGTCTTTTGAAGCTGTCGGTCGAGACTGCTGGGCATGAGCGGTAGCAATCAGACTGTCCGTGACCTTGTGGTGATCGGTGGTGGAATCACTGGGCTTGCTGCCGCGTTTACTGCGGGTTCTTTGGGGAAGTCGGTGACCCTCCTCGAGAGTGGCCCGAGGTTTGGCGGAAGCGTCGTCACCTACAAGGAGGGTGGGTATGTCGTCGAAGGGGGGCCGCATTCGTTCTTGGTCGATCAACCGGAGCAGGAAGAGTTTTTGAAAGAGGCGGGACTGTGGGACGAGGCCATCGAATCCAGTCCGGTCTCCCGCAAGCGATTTGTAGTGCGAAAAGGGAAGGTGACTGCA
This portion of the Verrucomicrobiota bacterium genome encodes:
- the gltB gene encoding glutamate synthase large subunit: MTFDNPSPLYRPDHEHDACGVGFIANIKGERSYAMLDRAIEGLKNLAHRGAIDADAVTGDGAGVLTQIPYQIFREYLEEKGKPLYEDTDLGVGMLFLPRNDEYAQDHAKKIVEESIKKEGLKLLAWRDVPVNPDCLGKKAELTRPAIKQVLIGRPAQLTPSEYERSLFLAMRGSMRIAGEKNIPDFYVVSFSHRTLTYKGLLNAPQVRQFFTDLRSPKYQTAFAIFHQRFATNTLPDWSKAQPYRMLAHNGEINTIRGNRNLMRAREFSNNHGIWGDRYKDLSPMIQRDMSDSTSLDNTLQLMNVGGRSCLHGVAMMIPSAWENDPNLPEDVRAFYKCHSAMMEPWDGPAAVAFTDGRFIGGSLDRNGLRPCRYKIYEDHTIVLGSEAGLIRDWGSPVVEAGRLGPGRMIAVDISKGEVYKDGEIKKKLANEEDYVKWCERSLTPLSELLVSKKKKTKPSTETDDIPHLRVCFGYSSDEEEIVLKPMVTTGLEAVGSMGDDTPLAVLSHRNRLLFTYFKQLFAQVTNPAIDSLRERSVMSVNVNLGGKLGLFEPLSDDHPFVTLESPLLFSHELKAICRSDVFKGCVHTIDATFPAKGDSDSLEDRVKQLIQEATEAVDRGSKLLLISDRKVSAENAPIPSLLAVGAIHQGLVRAGRRLRCDLIVDSAEVRDVHQVACLLGFGANAVHPWFAEDLLLGIALDSEEPSLTAEDALKNYRKAVDKGILKIMSKIGISTLFSYQGAQIFEAVGISHSVVRDCFRGCASPIGGIGYPQIADETLARHKRAYAEEVTGIWDEGYYSVVKRGPAEFHGWNSKVIGGMNKIFRGDEKKFDRFLPFKEASEHHQPSSVRDLLKFRYVNKPISLEDVEAIDEIRRRFTTAGMSLGAISPETHELLAIAMNSIGGKSNSGEGGEDPQRFRIREDGSSANSAIKQVASGRFGVTASYLANAREIEIKVAQGAKPGEGGQLPGHKVTELIAELRYSVPGVTLISPPPHHDIYSIEDLAQLIYDLKQVNPRAKVCVKLVSSSGVGTIAAGVAKAYADVILVSGHDGGTGASPISSIKNAGSAWEIGLAEAHQVLMMNGLRNRVVLRTDGGMKTGRDIVIAAILGAEEYNFGTAALIAAGCAMFRVCHKNTCPVGVATQREDLRKKFKGKPENLVNFFNAVAEDVRRIMADLGISTIDKLVGRTDLLEQIQDPKNPKTATINFSGILHNPDPSGVISRIHTRERNDRIGAEGSIDDQILQDGMETVRHLTPKFSKSYKVLNIHRNIGTHLSGEIAYMHGHNGMPPGTMNLKFTGSAGQSFGTFLTQGIRLHLFGEANDYVGKGMSGGEIIVRPQEREKFVWKDNSIIGNTCLYGATGGILLAAGQAGERFAVRNSGGIAVVEGVGDHGCEYMTGGSVIVLGKTGTNFGAGMSGGLAFIFDPEERFESRYNDEMVSPARLDKNEEIDALKKLISLHATLTESPQAKQILKNWKKAVGQFWKVVPHRGEGIPEPVLIFGEKLKSVQVV
- a CDS encoding glutaredoxin, whose protein sequence is MEIKAYLKPTCGWSRGVRAMFKKYELQYEDLDIIGDRDLYDEMVQKSGQHLSPCVEIDGVMLADVSGEEVENYLVANNLVQKSSAEAEYPTNQSCSAHRREDPQTVRFF
- a CDS encoding AAA family ATPase, with the translated sequence MFLRQIASTADDSTDDYPFSVPAFRSLSTLVFENPVTFFVGENGSGKSTLLEAIALGAKLPPATGTPLEHDPNLAAVQPLAKSLRLGWRPRTRYGFFLRAEDFFNFARETKNRTESMEEMMERFKDDPRVQAYMFGQKQALTSRYGEDLHALSHGESFLTFFKSRFVPGGLYLIDEPEAALSPQRQLAFLSLMKELVEKGNSQFIIATHSPLLLAYPDATLLAFDENGISAAAYDDLPHVTLTRNFMDCPERFFRQL
- the lysS gene encoding lysine--tRNA ligase; protein product: MPTEEEKNAENQLRQVRIDKLDVLREAGLDPFKANTRQTHTSATATALYREEIDDEQQETVSVAGRIVAFRVMGKATFLKLLDRAGKIQCYVRRDEIGEEEYARFKKLDLGDFIGVTGRLFRTNAGEITVRAKSYTLVTKALRPLPEKWHGLSDEDQIYRQRYLDLIVNEESRNRFVLRSKIIAEIRKFLWERDFIEVETPVLQSVPGGAAARPFETHMNALSCDFTLRIALELYLKRLLVGGVERVFELGRVFRNEGVSRRHNPEFTMLELYQAYTDFRGMMELVKSLILHLCHEALGSTTVRRYDGTEIDLADGWSEARYKDLIIERTNCPEWFSLSKEEKLQKTAEMNIEVNPELEDFEVTNQVFEKMIEPTLIQPTFVTHLPKELIPLAKLSPDDSSTVEVFELCINGQEIAPAYSEQNDPLAQSAQFAEQAGEEIQKIDHDFLEALEHGMPPAGGMGIGIDRLVILLTGAANIRETILFPPIRPVEK